A genome region from Oryzias melastigma strain HK-1 linkage group LG12, ASM292280v2, whole genome shotgun sequence includes the following:
- the aplnrb gene encoding apelin receptor B: MEPTEDPSEYYDYEESANSTMCDFTEWTPSYSVIPVLYMLIFILGLSGNGVVIFTVWRAQGKRRATDIYIGNLALADLTFVVTLPLWAVYTAMEYHWPFGTALCKISSYVVLLNMYASVFCLTCMSFDRYLAIVHSLSSTQLRTRGHIRGSLIAIWLLSSLLAAPTLLFRATKYDFETNRTSCAMDFSFVMATKKQENVWVAGLSISSTAFGFLLPFLAMMVCYCFIGCTVTRHFNTLRKEDQRKKRLLKIITTLVVVFAACWIPFHLVKTADALSYLDLFPVTCDFLRFLLLVHPYSTCLAYINSCLNPFLYAFFDLRFRSQCLCLLNLKKLMHASPPSSLSSQKTEAQSLGTKV, encoded by the coding sequence ATGGAGCCCACGGAGGATCCTTCAGAGTACTACGACTATGAAGAGAGCGCAAACTCCACCATGTGTGACTTTACAGAGTGGACGCCGTCATACTCTGTCATCCCTGTGCTTTACATGCTCATTTTCATCCTGGGCCTGTCTGGGAATGGAGTGGTCATTTTCACTGTGTGGAGAGCCCAAGGCAAGCGTCGAGCCACCGACATCTACATCGGCAACCTGGCCCTGGCGGACCTCACCTTCGTGGTCACCCTGCCTCTGTGGGCTGTTTACACGGCCATGGAGTACCACTGGCCCTTTGGGACGGCCCTGTGCAAGATCAGCAGCTATGTGGTGCTCCTTAACATGTACGCCAGTGTCTTCTGCCTCACCTGCATGAGCTTCGACCGCTACTTAGCCATCGTCCACTCCCTGTCCAGCACCCAGCTACGCACTCGTGGCCACATCCGAGGCTCTTTGATAGCCATCTGGCTGCTCTCCAGTCTGCTGGCTGCTCCGACTCTTCTCTTCCGTGCCACCAAGTATGACTTTGAAACCAACCGCACGTCTTGCGCcatggactttagctttgtgatGGCGACCAAAAAGCAGGAGAACGTGTGGGTGGCAGGGCTCAGCATCTCCTCCACAGCGTTTGGCTTTCTTCTCCCATTTTTGGCCATGATGGTGTGCTACTGCTTCATCGGCTGCACCGTCACCCGCCACTTCAACACTCTGCGCAAAGAGGACCAGCGCAAGAAGAGGTTGCTGAAGATCATCACCACGCTGGTGGTGGTGTTTGCCGCCTGCTGGATCCCCTTTCACCTCGTGAAGACCGCTGATGCCCTCTCCTACCTGGACCTGTTCCCCGTCACCTGTGACTTCCTGCGCTTCCTGCTGCTGGTCCACCCTTACTCCACCTGCCTGGCTTACATCAACAGCTGCCTCAACCCCTTCCTCTACGCCTTCTTTGACCTGCGCTTCAGGTCTCAGTGTCTGTGCCTGCTCAACCTCAAGAAGCTGATGCACGCCAGCCCGCCTAGCTCTCTGTCCTCCCAGAAGACAGAGGCTCAGTCTTTGGGCACAAAAGTGTGA
- the nfkbil1 gene encoding NF-kappa-B inhibitor-like protein 1, translated as MVSRRQARVWKYVDEGSFLKLKSYLRKHRDLDLNFSQGKRQRSPLHLACSLGDDAVLRLLLQHGADVLQKDRRGDTALHTAANRALKLGKRAYDDLVVPLRKACPEALNATNRTGVTPLDLLSWMKQSEGAETTGRPPQADPEKEWLEKLFGECEDEFCENFGVYDADDFLPVDDDDEDFGDWADRIRREYFSKKHAEAQKLAATSSTWKTRNGAQRREQKEESHKDLHERLKREHEEYLARAAQKEEQTRQGKKRCYEERCAATFSDPSSSSSTKLSYSDIPWPAPKGTVQEMVDVMLHGVDRKNVEVFRKALRKQQTLWHPDKFVQRCEARLEEKDRKLILDTVTALSQELNRLAQSLKS; from the exons ATGGTATCCCGCAGACAAGCTCGCGTCTGGAAATACGTGGATGAAGGCAGTTTTCTAAAGCTAAAGTCGTACCTGCGAAAGCACCGGGACCTGGACTTGAACTTCTCCCAGGGAAAGAGACAGAGGAGCCCGCTGCACCTGGCCTGTTCCCTGGGAGACGATGCCGTGCTTCGGCTGCTGCTCCAACACGGAGCCGATGTTCTCCAGAAGGACCGCAGGGGAGACACCGCACTGCACACGGCGGCTAACAGGGCTCTCAAGCTCGGCAAAAGAG CTTATGATGACCTGGTCGTGCCTCTCAGAAAAGCGTGTCCGGAAGCTTTGAATGCTACGAACAGGACCGGGGTCACACCGCTGGACCTGTTGAGCTGGATGAAGCAGTCAGAG GGAGCAGAAACGACTGGCCGTCCTCCTCAAGCCGACCCTGAGAAGGAGTGGTTGGAGAAGCTCTTTGGTGAATGTGAAGACGAGTTTTGTGAAAACTTTGGAGTTTATGATG ctgatgATTTTCTTCCTgtcgatgatgatgatgaggactTTGGGGATTGGGCTGATCGTATAAGGAGAGAGTATTTTTCTAAGAAGCACGCTGAAGCTCAGAAACTGGCAGCGACGTCTTCTACGTGGAAAACTCGGAACGGCGCGCAAAGAAGGGAACAGAAAGAGGAAAGTCACAAAGACCTGCACGAGAGGCTGAAAAGAGAACACGAGGAGTATCTGGCTCGAGCAGCCCAGAAGGAAGAGCAGACGCGGCAAGGAAAGAAGCGTTGTTACGAGGAGAGATGCGCCGCCACTTTCAGTGACCCATCCTCATCGAGCAGCACCAAGCTGAGCTACAGCGACATCCCTTGGCCTGCTCCTAAAGGCACAGTGCAGGAGATGGTGGACGTGATGTTACACGGCGTGGACAGAAAGAATGTGGAGGTGTTTCGCAAAGCGCTCCGGAAGCAGCAAACCCTCTGGCATCCAGATAAATTTGTCCAACGGTGTGAGGCCCGACTGGAGGAGAAGGACAGGAAGCTGATCCTGGATACGGTCACGGCTCTGTCTCAGGAGCTCAACCGATTGGCTCAGAGTTTGAAGTCTTAA